The Globicephala melas chromosome 20, mGloMel1.2, whole genome shotgun sequence genome contains a region encoding:
- the PDK2 gene encoding pyruvate dehydrogenase kinase, isozyme 2 isoform X1: MKEINLLPDRVLSTPSVQLVQSWYVQSLLDIMEFLDKDPEDHRTLSQFTDALVTIRNRHNDVVPTMAQGVLEYKDAYGDDPVSNQNIQYFLDRFYLSRISIRMLINQHTLIFDGSTNPAHPKHIGSIDPNCSVSEVVKDAYDMAKLLCDKYYMASPDLEIQEINASNSKQPIHMVYVPSHLYHMLFELFKNAMRATVESHESSLTLPPLKVMVALGEEDLSIKMSDRGGGVPLRKIERLFSYMYSTAPTPQPGTGGTPLAGFGYGLPISRLYAKYFQGDLQLFSMEGFGTDAVIYLKALSTDSVERLPVYNKSAWRHYQTIQEAGDWCVPSTEPKNTSTYRVS; encoded by the exons GTATGTCCAGAGTCTCCTGGACATCATGGAGTTCCTGGACAAGGACCCTGAGGACCATCGGACCTTGAGCCA GTTCACCGACGCCCTGGTCACCATCCGGAACCGCCACAATGACGTGGTGCCCACCATGGCGCAGGGCGTGCTGGAGTACAAGGACGCCTACGGCGACGACCCCGTCTCCAACCAGAACATCCAGTACTTCCTGGACCGCTTCTACCTCAGCCGCATCTCCATCCGCATGCTGATCAACCAGCACA CCTTGATCTTTGACGGCAGCACCAACCCAGCCCACCCCAAACACATCGGCAGCATCGACCCCAACTGCAGCGTCTCTGAGGTGGTGAAAG ATGCCTACGACATGGCCAAGCTCCTGTGTGACAAGTATTACATGGCCTCACCTGACCTGGAGATCCAGGAGATCAATG catcCAACTCCAAACAGCCAATTCACATGGTCTATGTCCCCTCCCACCTCTACCACATGCTTTTTGAACTCTTCAAG AATGCCATGCGAGCGACTGTGGAAAGCCATGAATCCAGCCTCACTCTCCCACCTCTCAAGGTCATGGTGGCCTTGGGCGAGGAAGATCTTTCCATCAAA ATGAGTGACCGAGGTGGGGGTGTTCCCTTGAGGAAGATTGAGCGCCTCTTCAGCTACATGTACTCCACAGCCCCCACGCCTCAGCCTGGCACCGGGGGAACCCCACTG GCTGGCTTCGGGTATGGGCTCCCTATTTCCCGCCTGTATGCCAAGTACTTCCAGGGGGACCTGCAGCTCTTCTCCATGGAGGGCTTTGGGACCGACGCTGTCATCTATCTCAAG GCCCTGTCCACGGACTCGGTGGAACGCCTGCCCGTCTACAACAAGTCAGCCTGGCGCCACTACCAGACCATCCAGGAGGCCGGCGATTGGtgtgtgcccagcacagagcccaaGAACACGTCCACGTACCGTGTCAGCTAG
- the PDK2 gene encoding pyruvate dehydrogenase kinase, isozyme 2 isoform X2 — translation MPLARGQSHGEGARICCVTGYVQSLLDIMEFLDKDPEDHRTLSQFTDALVTIRNRHNDVVPTMAQGVLEYKDAYGDDPVSNQNIQYFLDRFYLSRISIRMLINQHTLIFDGSTNPAHPKHIGSIDPNCSVSEVVKDAYDMAKLLCDKYYMASPDLEIQEINASNSKQPIHMVYVPSHLYHMLFELFKNAMRATVESHESSLTLPPLKVMVALGEEDLSIKMSDRGGGVPLRKIERLFSYMYSTAPTPQPGTGGTPLAGFGYGLPISRLYAKYFQGDLQLFSMEGFGTDAVIYLKALSTDSVERLPVYNKSAWRHYQTIQEAGDWCVPSTEPKNTSTYRVS, via the exons GTATGTCCAGAGTCTCCTGGACATCATGGAGTTCCTGGACAAGGACCCTGAGGACCATCGGACCTTGAGCCA GTTCACCGACGCCCTGGTCACCATCCGGAACCGCCACAATGACGTGGTGCCCACCATGGCGCAGGGCGTGCTGGAGTACAAGGACGCCTACGGCGACGACCCCGTCTCCAACCAGAACATCCAGTACTTCCTGGACCGCTTCTACCTCAGCCGCATCTCCATCCGCATGCTGATCAACCAGCACA CCTTGATCTTTGACGGCAGCACCAACCCAGCCCACCCCAAACACATCGGCAGCATCGACCCCAACTGCAGCGTCTCTGAGGTGGTGAAAG ATGCCTACGACATGGCCAAGCTCCTGTGTGACAAGTATTACATGGCCTCACCTGACCTGGAGATCCAGGAGATCAATG catcCAACTCCAAACAGCCAATTCACATGGTCTATGTCCCCTCCCACCTCTACCACATGCTTTTTGAACTCTTCAAG AATGCCATGCGAGCGACTGTGGAAAGCCATGAATCCAGCCTCACTCTCCCACCTCTCAAGGTCATGGTGGCCTTGGGCGAGGAAGATCTTTCCATCAAA ATGAGTGACCGAGGTGGGGGTGTTCCCTTGAGGAAGATTGAGCGCCTCTTCAGCTACATGTACTCCACAGCCCCCACGCCTCAGCCTGGCACCGGGGGAACCCCACTG GCTGGCTTCGGGTATGGGCTCCCTATTTCCCGCCTGTATGCCAAGTACTTCCAGGGGGACCTGCAGCTCTTCTCCATGGAGGGCTTTGGGACCGACGCTGTCATCTATCTCAAG GCCCTGTCCACGGACTCGGTGGAACGCCTGCCCGTCTACAACAAGTCAGCCTGGCGCCACTACCAGACCATCCAGGAGGCCGGCGATTGGtgtgtgcccagcacagagcccaaGAACACGTCCACGTACCGTGTCAGCTAG
- the PDK2 gene encoding pyruvate dehydrogenase kinase, isozyme 2 isoform X3: MEFLDKDPEDHRTLSQFTDALVTIRNRHNDVVPTMAQGVLEYKDAYGDDPVSNQNIQYFLDRFYLSRISIRMLINQHTLIFDGSTNPAHPKHIGSIDPNCSVSEVVKDAYDMAKLLCDKYYMASPDLEIQEINASNSKQPIHMVYVPSHLYHMLFELFKNAMRATVESHESSLTLPPLKVMVALGEEDLSIKMSDRGGGVPLRKIERLFSYMYSTAPTPQPGTGGTPLAGFGYGLPISRLYAKYFQGDLQLFSMEGFGTDAVIYLKALSTDSVERLPVYNKSAWRHYQTIQEAGDWCVPSTEPKNTSTYRVS, from the exons ATGGAGTTCCTGGACAAGGACCCTGAGGACCATCGGACCTTGAGCCA GTTCACCGACGCCCTGGTCACCATCCGGAACCGCCACAATGACGTGGTGCCCACCATGGCGCAGGGCGTGCTGGAGTACAAGGACGCCTACGGCGACGACCCCGTCTCCAACCAGAACATCCAGTACTTCCTGGACCGCTTCTACCTCAGCCGCATCTCCATCCGCATGCTGATCAACCAGCACA CCTTGATCTTTGACGGCAGCACCAACCCAGCCCACCCCAAACACATCGGCAGCATCGACCCCAACTGCAGCGTCTCTGAGGTGGTGAAAG ATGCCTACGACATGGCCAAGCTCCTGTGTGACAAGTATTACATGGCCTCACCTGACCTGGAGATCCAGGAGATCAATG catcCAACTCCAAACAGCCAATTCACATGGTCTATGTCCCCTCCCACCTCTACCACATGCTTTTTGAACTCTTCAAG AATGCCATGCGAGCGACTGTGGAAAGCCATGAATCCAGCCTCACTCTCCCACCTCTCAAGGTCATGGTGGCCTTGGGCGAGGAAGATCTTTCCATCAAA ATGAGTGACCGAGGTGGGGGTGTTCCCTTGAGGAAGATTGAGCGCCTCTTCAGCTACATGTACTCCACAGCCCCCACGCCTCAGCCTGGCACCGGGGGAACCCCACTG GCTGGCTTCGGGTATGGGCTCCCTATTTCCCGCCTGTATGCCAAGTACTTCCAGGGGGACCTGCAGCTCTTCTCCATGGAGGGCTTTGGGACCGACGCTGTCATCTATCTCAAG GCCCTGTCCACGGACTCGGTGGAACGCCTGCCCGTCTACAACAAGTCAGCCTGGCGCCACTACCAGACCATCCAGGAGGCCGGCGATTGGtgtgtgcccagcacagagcccaaGAACACGTCCACGTACCGTGTCAGCTAG